TTTAGTAATCTCTCCTCGTAGCTTTTTGTTAGATAGTTGTAAACAAAAACTAAACCTATAATAAGCAGAAGTAGTAAGAATGTAGAGACTACTATCTCTTTCTTTAGGTGAAGTTTTATATCCGGAATTTTTGAAATTTTTTCTTTTATTCCCCTATAAAAGTCCATCTGTTTTGAAAAGTCGTAGTTTACCACAAAGGCTGTATAGTAGTAGTTTATACTGTCAAAGAGTAGATTCAGTTTTGATGGTCTTTCTATGGTGTTTATAACCTGATTCCTAACCGGAGGGGTTGGGT
This window of the Candidatus Hydrothermales bacterium genome carries:
- a CDS encoding transglutaminase domain-containing protein, which gives rise to IGKYYLVKEKDAHLWVEAYIDKQWIRLDPTPPVRNQVINTIERPSKLNLLFDSINYYYTAFVVNYDFSKQMDFYRGIKEKISKIPDIKLHLKKEIVVSTFLLLLLIIGLVFVYNYLTKSYEERLL